A region from the Brassica napus cultivar Da-Ae chromosome C8, Da-Ae, whole genome shotgun sequence genome encodes:
- the LOC106453102 gene encoding ankyrin repeat-containing protein At5g02620-like has translation MQPIFHAVLQNDLPAFMSLVEERDSTLEEKNNEEHLNDTVLHMAAGLGHGELVSKIIDRRPSLVCSRNAEGNTPLHLAALLGDVNIVSQMLETGLEACTARNNKNDTPLHLACRSISTEAAKLVAEKTNSVDLGELNFAISSGSTGVAKIILERFPDLAREEAWPVEGGSLSTLLHHACDRGDLELTRILLALDQRLDEAINTNGLSPLHLAVLRGSVVILEQFLNKAPLSFISLTPSKETVFHLAAKNKTMDAFVFMAERLGSNSQILLQQTDENGNTVLHTAASVACGAPLIRYIIGKKMVDISNKNKMGFAACHLLPQDAQDFELLSSWLRFDTEPSGVLDPESIVVEDPSSPLIGKPLRACVKPFDICGSSDADEVIRLLTLIGINTTELAKRKRSKQSEVEKGPEGLEYAMHIEALQNARNTIAIVAVLIASVAYAGGIHPPGGVYQDGPWIGKSTVGKTTAFKVFAICNNIALFTSLAIVILLVSIIPYKRKPLKRLLVATHRMMWVSVGFMATAYVAAAWVTIPHYRGTRWVFPAIVAVAVGALMVLFLYLGVEAIVHWFKKKARVGLTPSSARTCSDLAVSGKSGYFAY, from the exons ATGCAGCCGATCTTCCATGCTGTCCTTCAAAATGACCTTCCAGCTTTTATGAGTTTGGTAGAAGAGAGAGACTCGACGCTGGAGGagaaaaacaatgaagaacatcTGAACGACACGGTTTTGCACATGGCTGCAGGGCTTGGTCACGGAGAACTCGTCTCCAAGATTATCGATCGTCGACCTTCCCTAGTCTGCTCCCGCAACGCAGAGGGAAACACACCGTTGCATCTTGCTGCTCTCCTTGGAGACGTGAACATAGTAAGTCAGATGTTAGAGACTGGATTAGAAGCGTGTACCGCACGAAACAACAAAAATGACACACCTCTCCACTTAGCATGCCGCAGCATTTCGACGGAGGCTGCCAAACTCGTTGCGGAAAAGACAAACTCAGTTGATCTCGGTGAACTCAATTTCGCCATATCAAGTGGATCCACTG GTGTTGCAAAGATTATACTGGAGAGATTCCCAGACCTAGCTAGGGAGGAAGCTTGGCCTGTCGAAGGCGGCTCGCTATCAACCCTATTGCATCATGCGTGTGATAGAGGAGACCTTGAATTGACAAGAATATTGTTAGCGCTCGATCAAAGACTAGATGAAGCTATTAACACCAACGGGTTATCACCTCTGCACCTGGCCGTCCTCAGAGGCTCGGTTGTAATCCTGGAGCAGTTCCTAAACAAGGCTCCATTGTCTTTCATCTCTCTCACGCCATCAAAAGAGACAGTCTTTCATCTCGCTGCAAAAAACAAAACCATGGATGCCTTTGTTTTCATGGCAGAGCGTTTGGGCAGTAACAGTCAGATTCTTTTGCAGCAAACAGATGAAAATGGCAACACTGTCTTACATACTGCTGCCTCTGTGGCTTGTGGTGCTCCG CTTATACGTTACATCATTGGTAAGAAGATGGTAGATATCAGCAACAAGAACAAGATGGGTTTTGCAGCTTGTCACCTTCTCCCTCAAGATGCTCAAGACTTTGAGTTGTTATCAAGCTGGCTAAGGTTTGACACCGAGCCTTCAGGAGTGTTGGATCCTGAGAGCATTGTAGTCGAAGATCCCTCTAGTCCATTGATCGGTAAACCATTACGGGCATGCGTTAAACCTTTTGATATCTGCGGAAGCTCCGATGCGGACGAGGTAATACGGCTGCTTACGCTAATCGGAATAAACACAACAGAGTTAGCTAAGAGAAAGAGAAGTAAACAAAGTGAAGTGGAAAAAGGTCCTGAGGGCTTGGAATATGCGATGCATATAGAAGCATTACAAAATGCAAGAAATACTATTGCTATAGTGGCAGTCCTTATTGCTTCAGTTGCTTATGCCGGTGGGATACACCCTCCTGGCGGCGTCTACCAAGATGGGCCATGGATAGGCAAATCCACTGTGGGAAAAACGACAGCGTTTAAAGTCTTTGCGATATGCAACAATATCGCACTGTTCACGTCCTTAGCCATCGTTATTCTTCTCGTTAGCATCATACCTTACAAGAGGAAACCGTTGAAGAGGTTACTGGTGGCCACGCATAGAATGATGTGGGTTTCTGTTGGGTTCATGGCTACAGCTTATGTTGCAGCAGCCTGGGTGACAATACCACATTACCGTGGAACACGATGGGTGTTTCCAGCCATTGTTGCCGTTGCTGTTGGAGCTTTAATGGTACTCTTCTTATATCTTGGTGTTGAGGCCATCGTTCATTGGTTTAAGAAGAAGGCTCGTGTAGGACTTACACCTTCCTCTGCAAGGACCTGTTCAGATTTGGCCGTCTCAGGAAAATCAGGCTACTTCGCTTATTAA
- the LOC106345659 gene encoding exocyst complex component EXO84A gives MEARTRGSMSSSIGGSEELEANLTLSDRLKVFKGSTFDPEAYVTSKCQHMNEKETKHLTSYLVELKKASAEEMRKSVYANYAAFIRTSKEISALEGQLLSMRNLLSAQAALVHGLADGVHISSLCTDDADDLTDQDLYNMDSKQLSKIETWVVEFFDRLEVLLAEKRVDESMAALEEGRRVAMEAQEQRTLSPSTLLSLNNEIKAKRQELADQLAEAIGQPSTRAGELRSAVLALKKLGDGSRAHTLLLKSYERRLQANIQSLRGSNTSYGVAFAATLSQLVFSTIAQAASDSLAVVGEDPSYSSELVTWAVKQAESFALLLKRHTLASSAAAGSLRVTAECIQLCASHCSSLESRGLALSPVLLKHFRPGVEQALTGNLKRIEQSSAALAASDDWSLAYTPTGSRASSSTPIAPHLKLSISAQRFNSMVQEFLEDAGPLDEALQLDGIALDGVLQVFNAYVDLLINALPGSAENEENPVHRIVRIAETESQQTALLVNALLLADELIPRSALRILPQGGTNQSTPRRGASSDRQNRPEQREWKKKLQRSVDRLRDSFCRQHALELIFTEEGEVRLSSEIYILMDETTEEPEWFPSPIFQELFAKLTRIATIVSDMFVGRERFATILLMRLTETVILWISDDQSFWEEMETGDKPLGPLGLQQFYLDMEFVMIFASQGRYLSRNLHQVIKNIIARAIEAVSATGLDPYTTLPEEEWFAEVAQIAIKMLTGKGNFGGHGERDVTSPSVSSAKSYTSN, from the exons ATGGAAGCGAGAACAAGAGGATCAATGTCGTCGAGCATCGGCGGCTCCGAAGAACTCGAAGCGAACCTGACACTTAGTGATCGTCTCAAGGTTTTCAAGGGCTCCACGTTCGATCCTGAGGCTTATGTCACCTCCAAATGCCAACATATGAACGAAAAG GAGACGAAACATTTAACTTCTTACCTCGTTGAACTAAAGAAAGCTTCTGCTGAAGAGATGCGTAAGAGTGTCTACGCAAACTATGCTGCCTTTATACG GACATCTAAGGAGATATCAGCACTTGAAGGACAGCTTCTTTCAATGAGAAACCTTCTCTCTGCTCAAGCAGCTCTCGTTCACGGCTTAGCTGACGGCGTTCACATCAGTTCCTTATGCACCGATGACGCTGACGACTTAACAGACCAAGACCTATACAATATGGATAGCAAACAGCTCTCTAAAATAGAGACTTGGGTTGTTGAGTTCTTTGACCGGCTTGAAGTTCTCTTAGCCGAGAAGAGAGTTGATGAATCCATGGCTGCTTTAGAAGAAGGGCGGCGCGTGGCCATGGAGGCACAAGAGCAACGCACGCTCAGCCCCAGCactcttctttctctcaacAATGAGATCAAAGCTAAGAGACAAGAGCTGGCTGATCAGTTAGCTGAAGCTATAGGCCAACCTTCTACAAGAGCAGGGGAGCTTAGATCAGCAGTCTTGGCACTCAAGAAACTAGGCGACGGCTCTCGCGCTCACACGCTGCTTCTTAAGTCTTACGAGAGGAGGCTACAAGCCAACATTCAAAGTTTAAGAGGCTCCAACACTTCCTACGGTGTAGCGTTCGCCGCCACGCTCTCTCAGCTTGTTTTCTCAACGATTGCTCAAGCTGCAAGCGACTCTCTAGCAGTTGTCGGAGAGGATCCGTCCTATTCATCAGAGCTTGTCACATGGGCGGTTAAACAAGCCGAGTCTTTCGCTCTTTTACTCAAAAGACATACCTTAGCTTCATCTGCTGCTGCAGGAAGCTTGAGAGTAACCGCAGAGTGCATCCAGCTCTGTGCATCTCACTGCTCTTCATTGGAGTCTCGCGGCTTAGCTCTTTCTCCTGTTTTGTTGAAACACTTTAGACCAGGCGTGGAGCAAGCACTGACCGGTAATCTCAAGAGGATTGAACAAAGCAGTGCTGCTTTAGCTGCTTCTGATGATTGGTCACTGGCTTATACACCAACAGGCTCACGCGCCTCATCGAGTACTCCCATTGCACCGCATCTTAAGCTCTCTATAAGCGCTCAAAGATTCAACTCCATGGTTCAG GAGTTTCTGGAGGATGCTGGACCGCTAGATGAAGCCTTACAGCTAGACGGTATTGCACTAGACGGTGTTTTACAAGTGTTTAACGCATACGTGGACCTCTTGATCAACGCTCTACCCGGTTCAGCCGAAAACGAAGAGAATCCAGTTCACAGAATAGTTAGAATAGCTGAAACCGAGTCTCAACAAACAGCTTTGTTAGTCAACGCACTTCTCTTAGCAGACGAGCTAATCCCACGTTCCGCTTTAAGAATCTTACCACAAGGAGGTACCAACCAATCCACTCCACGAAGAGGAGCCTCCTCAGATAGACAGAACCGGCCAGAGCAAAGAGAGTGGAAGAAAAAGCTTCAAAGATCAGTCGATAGATTACGCGACAGCTTCTGTAGACAACATGCTCTCGAACTCATCTTCACCGAAGAAGGAGAAGTCCGTCTCAGCTCCGAGATTTACATTCTCATGGACGAGACCACCGAAGAGCCTGAATGGTTCCCTTCGCCGATCTTTCAGGAGCTGTTTGCGAAGCTGACGAGGATAGCGACGATTGTGAGCGATATGTTCGTTGGGAGAGAGAGGTTCGCGACGATCTTGCTGATGAGACTGACGGAGACGGTGATTCTTTGGATCTCTGATGATCAGAGTTTTTGGGAGGAGATGGAGACGGGAGATAAACCGTTGGGACCGCTTGGTTTGCAACAGTTTTACCTGGATATGGAGTTTGTAATGATATTTGCCTCGCAAGGGAGGTACTTGTCGAGAAACCTACACCAAGTTATCAAGAATATTATAGCTCGAGCTATTGAAGCTGTTTCAGCCACTGGACTCGATCCTTACAC TACGTTGCCGGAAGAAGAATGGTTTGCTGAGGTGGCTCAGATAGCGATAAAGATGTTGACCGGAAAAGGCAACTTCGGCGGCCACGGTGAGCGTGACGTCACTAGCCCTTCTGTTTCCTCTGCTAAATCTTACACTAGTAACTGA
- the LOC106453101 gene encoding nuclear pore complex protein NUP98A-like: MFGSSNPFGQSSGTGSSPFGTQSLFGQTSNTSSNNPFAPAPATPFGTSSPFGAQTGSSIFGGTSTGVFGAPQASSPFGSTTTFGASSSPAFGSSTPAFGASPAASPFGGSSGFGQGFSTPQSNPFGSTAQQSQPAFGNSTFGSSTPFGATSTPAFGASSTPSFGATSTPSFGASSTPAFGTSNQPSFGATNTPAFGASPTPAFGSTGNTFGNTGFGSGGAFGASSTPTFGASSSPAFGASSTPAFGAAGAPSFGASSTPAFGASSSPAFGASSTPTFGASNTSSFSFGSSPAFGQSTSAFGSSAFGSTPSPFGAQGAQASTPTFGSSGFGQSPFGGGQQQGGSRAVPYAPTVEADTASGTPAGKLESISAMPAYKDKSHEELRWEDYQRGDKGGPRPAGQSPGNTGFGVSAAQPNPFAPSPAFGQTPANPTNPFSSSTSTNPFAPQTPAIASSGFGAATSTFGSSPFGVTSSSNLFGSTPTATTSVFGSSSAFGTTTSSPLFGSSSTPGFGSSPSIFGSASGQGATSAFGNTQSASLFSSNPSMPTGSAFGQTGSAFGQTGSAFGQTGSAFGQFGQSSAPAFGQTNMFNKPSTGFGNMFSSSSTLTTSSSSPFGQTTPAGMTPFQSSQPGQASNGFGFNNFGQTPAANAAGTAGGMGFFGQGNFGQTPAPPSSVVLQPVAVTNPFGTLPAMPQISINQSGNSASIQYGISSLPVVDKPVSVRVSSLLTSRHLLQRRVRLPARKYRPDDNGPKVPFFTDDEETPSSTPKADALFIPRENPRALVIRPAQQWSSRGKSTIPKERPTAPVHENGKSSDIATDAANHDKNGKREIGSAEESTHPSANGNQKSNGTTSTDHAVEKDRPYRTLGGHRAGEAATDIEALMPKLRQSDYFTEPRIPELAAKERANPGYCSRVKDFVVGRHGYGSIKFMGETDVRRLDLESLVQFNNREVIVYLDESKKPAVGEGLNKPAEVTLLNIKCIDKKTGKQFTEGERVEKYKTMLKRKAEAQGAEFVSFDPVKGEWKFRVDHFSSYKLDDEDDDEA, from the exons ATGTTTGGATCATCTAATC CTTTTGGACAGTCATCTGGTACTGGTAGCAGCCCGTTTGGGACCCAGTCTTTGTTTGGTCAGACCAGCAACACAAGCAGTAACAATCCCTTTGCTCCAGCTCCAGCAACACCCTTTGGAACATCTTCACCTTTTGGTGCACAGACAGGGAGTTCAATCTTTGGTGGCACTTCAACCGGTGTGTTTGGTGCACCTCAAGCCTCCTCTCCATTCGGCTCTACCACAACTTTTGGAGCTTCTTCATCACCTGCATTTGGGAGTTCTACTCCGGCCTTCGGAGCTTCCCCAGCAGCTTCACCTTTTGGTG GGTCTTCTGGTTTTGGGCAGGGATTTTCAACGCCTCAGTCAAATCCTTTTGGAAGCACAGCGCAGCAATCTCAACCTGCATTTGGAAACAGCACTTTTGGTTCATCCACACCTTTTGGTGCCACGAGCACGCCTGCCTTCGGTGCATCAAGCACGCCTTCCTTTGGCGCTACAAGCACACCCTCGTTTGGTGCATCGAGCACGCCTGCCTTCGGCACCTCTAACCAGCCTTCATTTGGCGCCACAAACACACCTGCATTTGGAGCTTCACCGACTCCAGCCTTTGGTAGCACTGGCAACACGTTTGGGAACACTGGCTTTGGTTCTGGAGGTGCTTTTGGAGCTTCTAGCACCCctactttcggtgcatcaagcTCACCTGCTTTTGGTGCATCAAGCACTCCTGCTTTTGGTGCAGCAGGCGCTCCTTCCTTTGGTGCATCAAGTACTCCTGCCTTTGGTGCATCAAGTTCTCCTGCCTTTGGAGCATCCAGCACTCCTACTTTTGGTGCATCAAATACCTCATCGTTCAGTTTTGGCTCCTCCCCAGCTTTTGGCCAGTCCACATCAGCGTTTGGCAGCAGCGCATTTGGCTCTACACCATCTCCCTTTGGAGCCCAAG GTGCGCAGGCTTCAACCCCAACATTTGGTAGTTCTGGTTTTGGTCAATCACCTTTCGGTGGTGGTCAACAACAAGGGGGCAGTCGAGCCGTGCCTTATGCACCGACAGTTGAGGCAGATACAGCCAGTGGTACGCCTGCTGGAAAGTTGGAATCTATTTCTGCCATGCCGGCATACAAAGATAAAAGCCACGAGGAGCTAAGGTGGGAAGACTACCAGCGAGGAGATAAAG GTGGACCACGTCCTGCTGGTCAGTCTCCTGGAAATACCGGATTTGGTGTATCAGCTGCTCAGCCAAATCCTTTTGCTCCATCACCGGCGTTTGGTCAGACACCAGCAAATCCAACAAACCCTTTTTCGAGCTCAACATCTACCAACCCTTTTGCGCCTCAAACCCCAGCAATTGCCAGTTCGGGATTTGGAGCGGCTACTTCAACTTTTGGTTCCTCGCCCTTTGGTGTAACATCTTCATCCAATCTTTTTGGGTCAACCCCTACAGCTACCACATCCGTTTTTGGATCATCCTCCGCTTTTGGAACAACGACATCATCACCGTTATTTGGCTCGTCAAGCACTCCTGGATTTGGCTCTTCTCCATCAATATTTGGTTCAGCTTCAGGTCAGGGGGCAACTTCAGCATTTGGAAACACTCAGTCAGCTAGTCTGTTTAGCTCAAACCCCTCGATGCCGACTGGTTCTGCATTTGGGCAGACTGGTTCTGCATTTGGACAGACTGGTTCTGCATTTGGACAGACTGGTTCTGCTTTTGGACAGTTCGGACAGAGTAGTGCTCCTGCATTCGGCCAAACTAACATGTTCAATAAGCCTTCTACTGGGTTTGGCAACATGTTTTCAAGTTCTTCAACACTAACCACGTCTAGCAGCTCTCCATTTGGACAAACAACg CCTGCTGGTATGACACCTTTTCAATCATCTCAGCCAGGCCAAGCGTCAAATGGTTTTGGTTTCAACAACTTCGGCCAAACACCAGCAG CTAATGCAGCTGGGACTGCTGGTGGAATGGGATTTTTTGGTCAAGGCAACTTTGGACAAAC gcCTGCTCCGCCAAGCTCTGTTGTTTTGCAACCGGTTGCTGTTACAAATCCATTTGGAACACTTCCTGCTATGCCTCAGATTTCAATAAATCAAAGTGGAAACTCAGCTTCGATTCAATATGGAATCTCCAGCTTGCCT GTTGTTGACAAACCTGTTTCTGTTAGAGTATCATCTCTCCTGACTTCTCGACACCTTTTACAAAGGCGGGTGAGATTGCCAGCGAGAAAGTACCGTCCCGACGATAATGGTCCTAAG GTTCCATTTTTCACTGATGACGAGGAGACCCCCTCAAGTACACCAAAGGCGGATGCTCTCTTCATTCCAAGGGAGAACCCTAGAGCTCTAGTTATACGCCCAGCTCAACAGTGGTCTTCAAGGGGTAAATCAACAATTCCAAAGGAGCGTCCGACTGCTCCAGTACATGAAAATG GGAAGAGTTCAGACATAGCTACTGATGCCGCAAACCATGACA AAAATGGTAAAAGAGAAATTGGTTCTGCTGAAGAAAGCACTCATCCATCAGCCAACGGAAATCAGAAATCAAACGGCACAACAAGCACAGATCACGCTGTTGAGAAAGATCGTCCCTACAGAACACTAGGCGGACACAGGGCCGGGGAAGCCGCAACAGATATCGAGGCGCTGATGCCAAAGCTGCGTCAATCCGATTATTTCACCGAGCCACGAATCCCTGAACTAGCGGCTAAGGAAAGAGCAAATCCTGGTTATTGCAGTCGGGTTAAAGACTTTGTGGTGGGACGCCACGGTTACGGGAGCATAAAGTTCATGGGAGAAACCGATGTTCGTAGGCTAGACTTGGAATCTCTGGTTCAGTTCAACAACCGGGAAGTGATTGTCTACCTAGACGAGAGCAAGAAACCGGCGGTTGGGGAAGGGCTGAACAAACCGGCTGAGGTAACGTTGCTGAATATAAAATGTATTGATAAGAAGACAGGGAAGCAGTTTACAGAAGGAGAGAGAGTGGAGAAGTATAAGACGATGCTTAAGAGGAAAGCTGAGGCGCAAGGAGCTGAGTTTGTGTCGTTTGATCCCGTTAAAGGCGAGTGGAAGTTCCGCGTCGATCATTTTAGCTCCTATAAGCTCGACGATGAAGACGATGATGAAGCTTAG
- the LOC125591943 gene encoding protein arginine methyltransferase NDUFAF7 homolog, mitochondrial-like has protein sequence MVDVGEDSQFRFVLSPQPTPAALYLVKRCTWATPEEKEKLDHVEISPKLMDLTKEIAKRIGSDGGGALIIDYGKDGIISDSLQAIREHKFVNILDNPGFADLSTYVDFPSIKHSAEEASENVTVHGPMTQSQFLGSLGINFRVDALLQNCDDEQAESLRSEYWRLVGDGEAPFWEGPDEQTPIGMGERYLTMAIINRNQGTPAPFQ, from the exons ATGGTTGATGTGGGAGAAGATTCACA GTTCCGCTTTGTTCTCTCCCCACAGCCTACACCTGCAGCCTTATATCTGGTGAAACGTTGCACATGGGCTACACCTGAGGAAAAGGAGAAGCTGGATCATGTCGAGATCAGCCCGAAGTTAATGGATTTGACTAAAGAAATAGCCAAGAGAATAGGCTCTGATGGAGGTGGAGCACTTATAATCGATTATGGGAAGGATGGAATCATTTCAGACAGTCTACAG GCTATTAGAGAACACAAGTTTGTCAACATACTGGATAATCCAGGCTTTGCGGATCTAAGTACTTATGTTGATTTTCCTTCGATAAAACACTCCGCTGAGGAAGCTTCAG AAAATGTGACAGTCCATGGACCTATGACTCAGTCTCAGTTCTTGGGTTCACTTGGAATAAACTTCAGAGTTGATGCGTTGCTGCAGAACTGCGACGATGAGCAAGCAGAGTCATTGAGGTCTGAATACTGGAGGCTTGTTGGAGATGGTGAAGCACCTTTCTGGGAAGGACCTGATGAACAGACACCAATTGGAATGGGGGAGAGGTATCTTACAATGGCTATTATCAACAGAAACCAAGGCACTCCGGCTCCGTTCCAGTAA